From a region of the Sminthopsis crassicaudata isolate SCR6 chromosome 6, ASM4859323v1, whole genome shotgun sequence genome:
- the DAGLA gene encoding diacylglycerol lipase-alpha isoform X2 → MPGIVVFRRRWSVGSDDLVLPAIFLFLLHTTWFVILSVVLFGLAYNPNEACSLNLVDHGRGYLGILLSCMIAEMAIIWLSMRGGILYTEPRESMQYVLYVRLAILLIEFIYAIVGIVWLTHYYTSCNDVTAKNVTLGMVVCNWVVILSVCITVLCVFDPTGRTFVKLRATKRRQRNLRTYNLRHRLEEGQATSWSRRLKVFLCCTRTKDSQSDAYSEIAYLFAEFFRDLDIVPSDIIAGLVLLRQRQRAKRNAVLDEANNDILAFLSGMPVTRNTKYLDLKNSHEMLRYKEVCYYMLFALAAYGWPMYLMRKPACGLCQLARSCSCCLCPSRPRFAPGVTIEEDNCCGCNAIAIRRHFLDENMSSVDIVYTSCHDAVYETPFYVAVDHDKKKVVISIRGTLSPKDALTDLTGDAERLPVEGHHGTWLGHKGMVLSAEYIKKKLEQEMVLSQAFGRDLGRGTKHYGLIVVGHSLGAGTAAILSFLLRPQYPSLKCFAYSPPGGLLSEDAMEYSKEFVTAVVLGKDLVPRIGLSQLEGFRRQLLDVLQRSTKPKWRIIIGATKCIPKSELPEEAEVTAMASNRLWTHPSDLTIALSASTPLYPPGRIIHVVHNHPAEHCCCCEQEEPTYFAIWGDNKAFNEVIISPAMLHEHLPYVVMEGLNKVLENYNKGKTALLSAAKVMVSPTEVDLTPELIFQQQPLPSGPPGTTIHSLEPPPAAQRSSSIKKDPVELLLLTTQERLSVELQDRRAPLATMESLSDNESIYSFDSRRSSGFRSIRGSPSLHAVMERDEGHCFYIDPAIPEENPSLSSRTELLAADSLSKHSQDTQPLEAVLGGGSAGESPRRRSSGEEGGSSPAPARGELTLHNGRLGESPSPQVLEFAEFIDSLFNLDSKSSSFQDLYCMMLSESPSGDYGALPKSVSEQEILLRAQYEPNLVPKPPRLFAGSTDPSSGISVSPSFPLSSSGELMDLTPTGLSSQECLAADKIRTSPAGHPASPSKQEDLVISAL, encoded by the exons ATGCCCGGAATCGTGGTGTTCCGCCGGCGCTGGTCTGTGGGCAGCGATGACCTCGTCCTGCCAgccatcttcctcttcctcctccatacGACCTG GTTTGTGATCCTCTCCGTGGTACTCTTCGGCCTGGCGTACAACCCCAACGAAGCCTGCTCCCTCAACCTGGTGGACCACGGCCGCGGCTACCTGGGCATCCTCCTGAGCTGCATGATCGCCGAGATGGCCATCATCTGGCTGAGCATGCGGGGGGGCATCCTCTACACGGAGCCCCGCGAGTCCATGCAGTACGTGCTCTACGTGCGCCTGG CGATCCTGCTCATTGAGTTCATCTACGCCATCGTGGGCATCGTCTGGCTCACCCACTACTACACCTCCTGCAACGATGTCACTGCCAAGAACGTCACCCTCG GGATGGTCGTCTGCAACTGGGTGGTCATCCTGAGCGTCTGCATCACCGTCCTGTGTGTCTTTGACCCCACTGGAAGGACCTTTGTCAAGCTGAGGGCCACCAAGAGGAGGCAGCGGAACCTGCGGACGTACAACCTGCG GCACCGGCTCGAAGAGGGCCAGGCTACCAGCTGGTCGCGCCGGCTCAAAGTCTTCCTCTGCTGCACGCGGACCAAGGACTCCCAGTCG GACGCCTACTCAGAAATAGCCTACCTCTTTGCGGAGTTTTTCCGAGACCTCGACATCGTGCCATCCGATATCATCGCAGGGCTGGTGCTTCTGAGGCAGAGACAGCGGGCCAAGCGCAACGCGGTGCTGGACGAG GCCAACAATGACATCTTGGCCTTCCTGTCCGGGATGCCCGTCACCAGAAACACCAAGTACCTGGACCTCAAGAACTCG CACGAGATGCTTCGCTACAAAGAGGTCTGTTATTACATGCTCTTTGCCCTGGCTGCCTATGGTTGGCCCATGTACCTGATGCGGAAACCCGCCTGCGGCCTCTGCCAACTGGCCAGGTCCTGCTC GTGCTGCCTCTGCCCCTCTCGCCCCCGCTTCGCCCCCGGCGTCACCATCGAGGAGGACAACTGCTGCGGCTGCAACGCCATCGCCATCCGCCGCCACTTCCTGGACGAGAACATGAGCTCGGTGGACATCGTCTACACCTCCTGCCACGATGCG GTCTATGAAACCCCCTTCTATGTGGCTGTGGACCATGACAAGAAGAAGGTGGTCATCAGCATCCGGGGCACCCTGTCCCCTAAG GACGCGCTGACAGATCTGACGGGGGACGCCGAGCGGCTCCCGGTGGAGGGTCACCACGGCACGTGGCTGGGACACAAG GGGATGGTCCTCTCTGCCGAGTACATCAAGAAGAAGCTGGAGCAGGAGATGGTCCTCTCGCAAGCCTTTGGCCGTGATCTG GGTAGAGGAACCAAGCACTACGGCCTGATCGTGGTGGGCCACTCTTTGGGGGCCGGCACTGCCGccatcctctccttcctcctgcgCCCTCAGTACCCAAGTCTCAAGTGCTTTGCCTACTCCCCCCCGGGGGGCCTGCTGAG CGAGGACGCCATGGAGTACTCCAAGGAGTTTGTGACGGCCGTGGTCCTGGGCAAAGACCTGGTCCCCAG AATCGGCCTCTCGCAGCTCGAAGGGTTCCGAAGGCAGCTCCTGGATGTCCTGCAGCGGAGCACCAAGCCCAAA TGGCGTATCATTATCGGGGCGACCAAGTGCATCCCCAAGTCGGAGCTCCCCGAGGAGGCTGAAGTGACTGCCATGGCCAGCAACCGCCTCTGGACCCACCCCAGCGACCTGACCATCGCCCTGTCGGCCAGCACGCCCCTGTACCCCCCAGGCCGCATCATCCACGTGGTGCACAACCACCCAGCCGAGCACTGCTG CTGCTGTGAGCAGGAAGAGCCCACGTATTTTGCTATTTGGGGGGACAACAAGGCCTTCAATGAAGTGATCATCTCTCCAGCCATGCTCCATGAGCACCTGCCTTACGTGGTCATGGAGGGGCTGAACAAG GTGCTGGAGAATTACAATAAAGGCAAGACCGCCCTGCTCTCTGCAGCCAAGGTCATGGTGAGTCCCACCGAGGTGGACCTGACCCCAGAGCTCATCTTCCAGCAGCAGCCCCTGCCCAGTGGCCCCCCGGGAACCACCATCCACTCTCTGGAGCCTCCGCCAGCCGCCCAGAGGAGCAGCAGCATCAA GAAGGACCCGGTGGAGCTGCTGCTGCTCACCACCCAGGAGCGCCTGTCGGTGGAGCTGCAGGACCGGCGGGCCCCCCTCGCCACCATGGAGAGCCTGTCGGACAATGAGTCCATCTACAGCTTCGACTCTCGCCGCTCCTCCGGTTTCCGCAGCATCCGGGGCTCCCCGAGCCTTCACGCGGTCATGGAGAGGGACGAGGGCCACTGCTTCTACATCGACCCGGCCATCCCGGAGGAGAACCCTTCCCTCAGCTCCAGGACAGAACTGCTGGCCGCCGACAGCCTGTCCAAACACTCTCAGGACACGCAGCCGCTGGAGGCCGTGCTGGGCGGCGGCAGCGCCGGGGAGAGCCCGCGGCGCCGCTCCAGCGGGGAGGAGGGTGGCTCTTCCCCTGCGCCGGCCAGGGGGGAGCTGACCCTGCACAACGGGCGGCTGGGGGAGTCACCGAGCCCCCAGGTCCTGGAGTTCGCCGAGTTCATCGACAGCCTCTTCAACCTGGACAGCAAGAGCAGCTCGTTTCAGGACCTCTACTGCATGATGCTCTCCGAGAGCCCCAGCGGCGACTATGGCGCGCTGCCCAAGTCGGTGAGCGAGCAGGAGATCCTGCTGCGGGCCCAGTACGAGCCGAACCTGGTGCCCAAGCCCCCCCGGCTCTTCGCCGGCTCCACTGACCCGTCCTCGGGCATCTCGGtgtccccctccttccccctcagcTCCTCGGGAGAGCTCATGGACTTGACCCCCACGGGCCTGAGCAGTCAGGAGTGCCTGGCCGCAGACAAGATCCGGACTTCTCCCGCCGGGCACCCGGCCAGCCCCTCCAAGCAGGAGGACCTCGTGATCTCGGCCCTCTAg
- the DAGLA gene encoding diacylglycerol lipase-alpha isoform X1 has protein sequence MPGIVVFRRRWSVGSDDLVLPAIFLFLLHTTWFVILSVVLFGLAYNPNEACSLNLVDHGRGYLGILLSCMIAEMAIIWLSMRGGILYTEPRESMQYVLYVRLAILLIEFIYAIVGIVWLTHYYTSCNDVTAKNVTLGMVVCNWVVILSVCITVLCVFDPTGRTFVKLRATKRRQRNLRTYNLRHRLEEGQATSWSRRLKVFLCCTRTKDSQSDAYSEIAYLFAEFFRDLDIVPSDIIAGLVLLRQRQRAKRNAVLDEANNDILAFLSGMPVTRNTKYLDLKNSHEMLRYKEVCYYMLFALAAYGWPMYLMRKPACGLCQLARSCSCCLCPSRPRFAPGVTIEEDNCCGCNAIAIRRHFLDENMSSVDIVYTSCHDAVYETPFYVAVDHDKKKVVISIRGTLSPKDALTDLTGDAERLPVEGHHGTWLGHKGMVLSAEYIKKKLEQEMVLSQAFGRDLGRGTKHYGLIVVGHSLGAGTAAILSFLLRPQYPSLKCFAYSPPGGLLSEDAMEYSKEFVTAVVLGKDLVPRIGLSQLEGFRRQLLDVLQRSTKPKWRIIIGATKCIPKSELPEEAEVTAMASNRLWTHPSDLTIALSASTPLYPPGRIIHVVHNHPAEHCCCCEQEEPTYFAIWGDNKAFNEVIISPAMLHEHLPYVVMEGLNKVLENYNKGKTALLSAAKVMVSPTEVDLTPELIFQQQPLPSGPPGTTIHSLEPPPAAQRSSSIKSQSQSEISLEGFYETKALSPARKDPVELLLLTTQERLSVELQDRRAPLATMESLSDNESIYSFDSRRSSGFRSIRGSPSLHAVMERDEGHCFYIDPAIPEENPSLSSRTELLAADSLSKHSQDTQPLEAVLGGGSAGESPRRRSSGEEGGSSPAPARGELTLHNGRLGESPSPQVLEFAEFIDSLFNLDSKSSSFQDLYCMMLSESPSGDYGALPKSVSEQEILLRAQYEPNLVPKPPRLFAGSTDPSSGISVSPSFPLSSSGELMDLTPTGLSSQECLAADKIRTSPAGHPASPSKQEDLVISAL, from the exons ATGCCCGGAATCGTGGTGTTCCGCCGGCGCTGGTCTGTGGGCAGCGATGACCTCGTCCTGCCAgccatcttcctcttcctcctccatacGACCTG GTTTGTGATCCTCTCCGTGGTACTCTTCGGCCTGGCGTACAACCCCAACGAAGCCTGCTCCCTCAACCTGGTGGACCACGGCCGCGGCTACCTGGGCATCCTCCTGAGCTGCATGATCGCCGAGATGGCCATCATCTGGCTGAGCATGCGGGGGGGCATCCTCTACACGGAGCCCCGCGAGTCCATGCAGTACGTGCTCTACGTGCGCCTGG CGATCCTGCTCATTGAGTTCATCTACGCCATCGTGGGCATCGTCTGGCTCACCCACTACTACACCTCCTGCAACGATGTCACTGCCAAGAACGTCACCCTCG GGATGGTCGTCTGCAACTGGGTGGTCATCCTGAGCGTCTGCATCACCGTCCTGTGTGTCTTTGACCCCACTGGAAGGACCTTTGTCAAGCTGAGGGCCACCAAGAGGAGGCAGCGGAACCTGCGGACGTACAACCTGCG GCACCGGCTCGAAGAGGGCCAGGCTACCAGCTGGTCGCGCCGGCTCAAAGTCTTCCTCTGCTGCACGCGGACCAAGGACTCCCAGTCG GACGCCTACTCAGAAATAGCCTACCTCTTTGCGGAGTTTTTCCGAGACCTCGACATCGTGCCATCCGATATCATCGCAGGGCTGGTGCTTCTGAGGCAGAGACAGCGGGCCAAGCGCAACGCGGTGCTGGACGAG GCCAACAATGACATCTTGGCCTTCCTGTCCGGGATGCCCGTCACCAGAAACACCAAGTACCTGGACCTCAAGAACTCG CACGAGATGCTTCGCTACAAAGAGGTCTGTTATTACATGCTCTTTGCCCTGGCTGCCTATGGTTGGCCCATGTACCTGATGCGGAAACCCGCCTGCGGCCTCTGCCAACTGGCCAGGTCCTGCTC GTGCTGCCTCTGCCCCTCTCGCCCCCGCTTCGCCCCCGGCGTCACCATCGAGGAGGACAACTGCTGCGGCTGCAACGCCATCGCCATCCGCCGCCACTTCCTGGACGAGAACATGAGCTCGGTGGACATCGTCTACACCTCCTGCCACGATGCG GTCTATGAAACCCCCTTCTATGTGGCTGTGGACCATGACAAGAAGAAGGTGGTCATCAGCATCCGGGGCACCCTGTCCCCTAAG GACGCGCTGACAGATCTGACGGGGGACGCCGAGCGGCTCCCGGTGGAGGGTCACCACGGCACGTGGCTGGGACACAAG GGGATGGTCCTCTCTGCCGAGTACATCAAGAAGAAGCTGGAGCAGGAGATGGTCCTCTCGCAAGCCTTTGGCCGTGATCTG GGTAGAGGAACCAAGCACTACGGCCTGATCGTGGTGGGCCACTCTTTGGGGGCCGGCACTGCCGccatcctctccttcctcctgcgCCCTCAGTACCCAAGTCTCAAGTGCTTTGCCTACTCCCCCCCGGGGGGCCTGCTGAG CGAGGACGCCATGGAGTACTCCAAGGAGTTTGTGACGGCCGTGGTCCTGGGCAAAGACCTGGTCCCCAG AATCGGCCTCTCGCAGCTCGAAGGGTTCCGAAGGCAGCTCCTGGATGTCCTGCAGCGGAGCACCAAGCCCAAA TGGCGTATCATTATCGGGGCGACCAAGTGCATCCCCAAGTCGGAGCTCCCCGAGGAGGCTGAAGTGACTGCCATGGCCAGCAACCGCCTCTGGACCCACCCCAGCGACCTGACCATCGCCCTGTCGGCCAGCACGCCCCTGTACCCCCCAGGCCGCATCATCCACGTGGTGCACAACCACCCAGCCGAGCACTGCTG CTGCTGTGAGCAGGAAGAGCCCACGTATTTTGCTATTTGGGGGGACAACAAGGCCTTCAATGAAGTGATCATCTCTCCAGCCATGCTCCATGAGCACCTGCCTTACGTGGTCATGGAGGGGCTGAACAAG GTGCTGGAGAATTACAATAAAGGCAAGACCGCCCTGCTCTCTGCAGCCAAGGTCATGGTGAGTCCCACCGAGGTGGACCTGACCCCAGAGCTCATCTTCCAGCAGCAGCCCCTGCCCAGTGGCCCCCCGGGAACCACCATCCACTCTCTGGAGCCTCCGCCAGCCGCCCAGAGGAGCAGCAGCATCAA GAGCCAGTCCCAGTCCGAGATCAGCCTGGAGGGTTTCTATGAGACCAAGGCCTTGTCCCCCGCAAGGAAGGACCCGGTGGAGCTGCTGCTGCTCACCACCCAGGAGCGCCTGTCGGTGGAGCTGCAGGACCGGCGGGCCCCCCTCGCCACCATGGAGAGCCTGTCGGACAATGAGTCCATCTACAGCTTCGACTCTCGCCGCTCCTCCGGTTTCCGCAGCATCCGGGGCTCCCCGAGCCTTCACGCGGTCATGGAGAGGGACGAGGGCCACTGCTTCTACATCGACCCGGCCATCCCGGAGGAGAACCCTTCCCTCAGCTCCAGGACAGAACTGCTGGCCGCCGACAGCCTGTCCAAACACTCTCAGGACACGCAGCCGCTGGAGGCCGTGCTGGGCGGCGGCAGCGCCGGGGAGAGCCCGCGGCGCCGCTCCAGCGGGGAGGAGGGTGGCTCTTCCCCTGCGCCGGCCAGGGGGGAGCTGACCCTGCACAACGGGCGGCTGGGGGAGTCACCGAGCCCCCAGGTCCTGGAGTTCGCCGAGTTCATCGACAGCCTCTTCAACCTGGACAGCAAGAGCAGCTCGTTTCAGGACCTCTACTGCATGATGCTCTCCGAGAGCCCCAGCGGCGACTATGGCGCGCTGCCCAAGTCGGTGAGCGAGCAGGAGATCCTGCTGCGGGCCCAGTACGAGCCGAACCTGGTGCCCAAGCCCCCCCGGCTCTTCGCCGGCTCCACTGACCCGTCCTCGGGCATCTCGGtgtccccctccttccccctcagcTCCTCGGGAGAGCTCATGGACTTGACCCCCACGGGCCTGAGCAGTCAGGAGTGCCTGGCCGCAGACAAGATCCGGACTTCTCCCGCCGGGCACCCGGCCAGCCCCTCCAAGCAGGAGGACCTCGTGATCTCGGCCCTCTAg
- the DAGLA gene encoding diacylglycerol lipase-alpha isoform X3, whose product MPGIVVFRRRWSVGSDDLVLPAIFLFLLHTTWFVILSVVLFGLAYNPNEACSLNLVDHGRGYLGILLSCMIAEMAIIWLSMRGGILYTEPRESMQYVLYVRLAILLIEFIYAIVGIVWLTHYYTSCNDVTAKNVTLGMVVCNWVVILSVCITVLCVFDPTGRTFVKLRATKRRQRNLRTYNLRHRLEEGQATSWSRRLKVFLCCTRTKDSQSDAYSEIAYLFAEFFRDLDIVPSDIIAGLVLLRQRQRAKRNAVLDEANNDILAFLSGMPVTRNTKYLDLKNSHEMLRYKEVCYYMLFALAAYGWPMYLMRKPACGLCQLARSCSCCLCPSRPRFAPGVTIEEDNCCGCNAIAIRRHFLDENMSSVDIVYTSCHDAVYETPFYVAVDHDKKKVVISIRGTLSPKDALTDLTGDAERLPVEGHHGTWLGHKGMVLSAEYIKKKLEQEMVLSQAFGRDLGRGTKHYGLIVVGHSLGAGTAAILSFLLRPQYPSLKCFAYSPPGGLLSEDAMEYSKEFVTAVVLGKDLVPRIGLSQLEGFRRQLLDVLQRSTKPKWRIIIGATKCIPKSELPEEAEVTAMASNRLWTHPSDLTIALSASTPLYPPGRIIHVVHNHPAEHCCCCEQEEPTYFAIWGDNKAFNEVIISPAMLHEHLPYVVMEGLNKVLENYNKGKTALLSAAKVMVSPTEVDLTPELIFQQQPLPSGPPGTTIHSLEPPPAAQRSSSINIRGSPSLHAVMERDEGHCFYIDPAIPEENPSLSSRTELLAADSLSKHSQDTQPLEAVLGGGSAGESPRRRSSGEEGGSSPAPARGELTLHNGRLGESPSPQVLEFAEFIDSLFNLDSKSSSFQDLYCMMLSESPSGDYGALPKSVSEQEILLRAQYEPNLVPKPPRLFAGSTDPSSGISVSPSFPLSSSGELMDLTPTGLSSQECLAADKIRTSPAGHPASPSKQEDLVISAL is encoded by the exons ATGCCCGGAATCGTGGTGTTCCGCCGGCGCTGGTCTGTGGGCAGCGATGACCTCGTCCTGCCAgccatcttcctcttcctcctccatacGACCTG GTTTGTGATCCTCTCCGTGGTACTCTTCGGCCTGGCGTACAACCCCAACGAAGCCTGCTCCCTCAACCTGGTGGACCACGGCCGCGGCTACCTGGGCATCCTCCTGAGCTGCATGATCGCCGAGATGGCCATCATCTGGCTGAGCATGCGGGGGGGCATCCTCTACACGGAGCCCCGCGAGTCCATGCAGTACGTGCTCTACGTGCGCCTGG CGATCCTGCTCATTGAGTTCATCTACGCCATCGTGGGCATCGTCTGGCTCACCCACTACTACACCTCCTGCAACGATGTCACTGCCAAGAACGTCACCCTCG GGATGGTCGTCTGCAACTGGGTGGTCATCCTGAGCGTCTGCATCACCGTCCTGTGTGTCTTTGACCCCACTGGAAGGACCTTTGTCAAGCTGAGGGCCACCAAGAGGAGGCAGCGGAACCTGCGGACGTACAACCTGCG GCACCGGCTCGAAGAGGGCCAGGCTACCAGCTGGTCGCGCCGGCTCAAAGTCTTCCTCTGCTGCACGCGGACCAAGGACTCCCAGTCG GACGCCTACTCAGAAATAGCCTACCTCTTTGCGGAGTTTTTCCGAGACCTCGACATCGTGCCATCCGATATCATCGCAGGGCTGGTGCTTCTGAGGCAGAGACAGCGGGCCAAGCGCAACGCGGTGCTGGACGAG GCCAACAATGACATCTTGGCCTTCCTGTCCGGGATGCCCGTCACCAGAAACACCAAGTACCTGGACCTCAAGAACTCG CACGAGATGCTTCGCTACAAAGAGGTCTGTTATTACATGCTCTTTGCCCTGGCTGCCTATGGTTGGCCCATGTACCTGATGCGGAAACCCGCCTGCGGCCTCTGCCAACTGGCCAGGTCCTGCTC GTGCTGCCTCTGCCCCTCTCGCCCCCGCTTCGCCCCCGGCGTCACCATCGAGGAGGACAACTGCTGCGGCTGCAACGCCATCGCCATCCGCCGCCACTTCCTGGACGAGAACATGAGCTCGGTGGACATCGTCTACACCTCCTGCCACGATGCG GTCTATGAAACCCCCTTCTATGTGGCTGTGGACCATGACAAGAAGAAGGTGGTCATCAGCATCCGGGGCACCCTGTCCCCTAAG GACGCGCTGACAGATCTGACGGGGGACGCCGAGCGGCTCCCGGTGGAGGGTCACCACGGCACGTGGCTGGGACACAAG GGGATGGTCCTCTCTGCCGAGTACATCAAGAAGAAGCTGGAGCAGGAGATGGTCCTCTCGCAAGCCTTTGGCCGTGATCTG GGTAGAGGAACCAAGCACTACGGCCTGATCGTGGTGGGCCACTCTTTGGGGGCCGGCACTGCCGccatcctctccttcctcctgcgCCCTCAGTACCCAAGTCTCAAGTGCTTTGCCTACTCCCCCCCGGGGGGCCTGCTGAG CGAGGACGCCATGGAGTACTCCAAGGAGTTTGTGACGGCCGTGGTCCTGGGCAAAGACCTGGTCCCCAG AATCGGCCTCTCGCAGCTCGAAGGGTTCCGAAGGCAGCTCCTGGATGTCCTGCAGCGGAGCACCAAGCCCAAA TGGCGTATCATTATCGGGGCGACCAAGTGCATCCCCAAGTCGGAGCTCCCCGAGGAGGCTGAAGTGACTGCCATGGCCAGCAACCGCCTCTGGACCCACCCCAGCGACCTGACCATCGCCCTGTCGGCCAGCACGCCCCTGTACCCCCCAGGCCGCATCATCCACGTGGTGCACAACCACCCAGCCGAGCACTGCTG CTGCTGTGAGCAGGAAGAGCCCACGTATTTTGCTATTTGGGGGGACAACAAGGCCTTCAATGAAGTGATCATCTCTCCAGCCATGCTCCATGAGCACCTGCCTTACGTGGTCATGGAGGGGCTGAACAAG GTGCTGGAGAATTACAATAAAGGCAAGACCGCCCTGCTCTCTGCAGCCAAGGTCATGGTGAGTCCCACCGAGGTGGACCTGACCCCAGAGCTCATCTTCCAGCAGCAGCCCCTGCCCAGTGGCCCCCCGGGAACCACCATCCACTCTCTGGAGCCTCCGCCAGCCGCCCAGAGGAGCAGCAGCATCAA CATCCGGGGCTCCCCGAGCCTTCACGCGGTCATGGAGAGGGACGAGGGCCACTGCTTCTACATCGACCCGGCCATCCCGGAGGAGAACCCTTCCCTCAGCTCCAGGACAGAACTGCTGGCCGCCGACAGCCTGTCCAAACACTCTCAGGACACGCAGCCGCTGGAGGCCGTGCTGGGCGGCGGCAGCGCCGGGGAGAGCCCGCGGCGCCGCTCCAGCGGGGAGGAGGGTGGCTCTTCCCCTGCGCCGGCCAGGGGGGAGCTGACCCTGCACAACGGGCGGCTGGGGGAGTCACCGAGCCCCCAGGTCCTGGAGTTCGCCGAGTTCATCGACAGCCTCTTCAACCTGGACAGCAAGAGCAGCTCGTTTCAGGACCTCTACTGCATGATGCTCTCCGAGAGCCCCAGCGGCGACTATGGCGCGCTGCCCAAGTCGGTGAGCGAGCAGGAGATCCTGCTGCGGGCCCAGTACGAGCCGAACCTGGTGCCCAAGCCCCCCCGGCTCTTCGCCGGCTCCACTGACCCGTCCTCGGGCATCTCGGtgtccccctccttccccctcagcTCCTCGGGAGAGCTCATGGACTTGACCCCCACGGGCCTGAGCAGTCAGGAGTGCCTGGCCGCAGACAAGATCCGGACTTCTCCCGCCGGGCACCCGGCCAGCCCCTCCAAGCAGGAGGACCTCGTGATCTCGGCCCTCTAg